From the genome of Opitutaceae bacterium, one region includes:
- a CDS encoding AarF/ABC1/UbiB kinase family protein, with the protein MKPFDLFSNAVRAKEIFTVLARHGFADLLNQIELPTGVWARFVPQTTTPRSSYERIRLAAEELGPTFIKAGQLLSMRPDLLPHPLVLELRKLQSSVQSVPFADMRAVLVEELECEPEEIFSEFNETPVAAASLAQVHFARLRDGREVAVKIQRPNLEKPVLADFDLLAWLANQAHNRIRRLAPFNLPSIVAELREGVLRELNFLNEARNQQYFNAINPHPDRVYAPAVMGEYCSERLLVTERIVGRRIDDETIPQAERRMLAARGAESLLHQVLIAGFFHADPHAGNVLVPPDGRLCLLDWGLAGNLTHRLRLALADLLIAAVEQDAERIVEIAGELGSPSGGLDLRAMERDVTLALREDFNLQIGREQTGRALLKLIHILGRNGINISRDYSLMAKAVLSIEEVGRRLDPSFDLRLHARPVLRELQINRMRPRALWRDARNMVRSSFMGFKELPGELRRIIRRLERDDLTIKFQHQGLEEVDDAVKTAANRITLGVIIGSLIVGSSLIITTRATPTLFGYPALGMIGYLLSAVLGLYVVWDIFRHGRHK; encoded by the coding sequence GTGAAGCCATTCGATCTTTTCAGCAACGCGGTCCGGGCCAAGGAAATCTTCACGGTTCTCGCCCGCCACGGATTTGCGGACCTTCTCAATCAAATCGAGCTGCCGACCGGCGTCTGGGCACGCTTTGTCCCGCAGACCACAACGCCGCGCTCCTCCTATGAGCGCATCCGACTCGCCGCCGAGGAGCTGGGCCCAACGTTCATAAAGGCTGGGCAGTTGCTCAGCATGCGGCCCGACCTCCTGCCGCATCCACTCGTTCTGGAGCTGCGCAAACTGCAGAGCTCAGTTCAGAGCGTGCCATTCGCTGATATGCGAGCGGTGTTGGTGGAGGAACTCGAATGCGAACCTGAAGAAATTTTCAGCGAATTCAACGAAACGCCCGTCGCCGCAGCCTCGCTTGCCCAGGTGCACTTTGCCCGCCTCCGCGACGGCCGCGAGGTCGCCGTCAAGATCCAACGGCCCAATCTCGAAAAGCCGGTCCTGGCGGATTTCGATCTTCTCGCCTGGCTCGCCAACCAGGCCCACAACAGAATCCGGCGGCTGGCGCCTTTCAATCTGCCGTCGATTGTCGCCGAGCTGCGCGAGGGCGTGCTGCGCGAGCTCAACTTCCTCAACGAGGCCCGCAACCAGCAGTATTTCAACGCGATCAATCCTCATCCAGACCGCGTCTATGCCCCCGCGGTCATGGGAGAATACTGTTCTGAGCGGCTGCTCGTCACCGAGCGCATCGTGGGACGGCGGATCGACGACGAGACCATCCCCCAGGCGGAGCGGCGAATGCTCGCCGCGCGTGGCGCGGAGTCCCTTCTGCACCAGGTCCTGATCGCCGGCTTCTTCCATGCGGACCCGCATGCTGGAAATGTGCTGGTGCCCCCCGACGGACGCCTCTGCCTGCTCGACTGGGGGCTCGCCGGCAATCTGACCCACCGCCTGCGCCTCGCGCTTGCCGATCTTCTCATCGCCGCCGTCGAGCAGGACGCCGAACGCATCGTCGAAATCGCTGGAGAGCTCGGTTCACCGTCCGGCGGACTTGACCTGCGCGCGATGGAGCGCGACGTCACGCTGGCCCTGCGCGAGGATTTCAATCTCCAGATAGGACGCGAGCAGACGGGGCGCGCGCTGCTCAAGCTGATTCACATCCTCGGCCGCAACGGAATCAACATCTCGCGCGACTACTCGCTCATGGCGAAGGCCGTGCTCTCCATTGAAGAGGTGGGGCGGCGGCTCGACCCATCCTTCGATCTGCGGCTTCATGCACGTCCGGTCCTGCGCGAACTCCAGATCAATCGCATGCGCCCGCGCGCGCTCTGGCGGGATGCGCGCAACATGGTCCGCTCGTCATTCATGGGCTTCAAGGAGCTGCCCGGTGAACTCAGACGCATCATCCGGCGGCTCGAGCGCGACGACCTGACCATCAAGTTTCAACACCAAGGACTCGAGGAGGTGGACGATGCGGTCAAAACCGCGGCCAATCGCATCACGCTCGGCGTCATCATCGGCTCACTGATCGTCGGCTCCTCACTGATCATCACCACCCGGGCCACACCCACACTTTTTGGTTACCCGGCGCTCGGCATGATCGGATACCTGCTCTCAGCCGTGCTCGGACTCTACGTCGTCTGGGACATCTTTCGCCACGGACGCCACAAATAA